Part of the Bacteroidota bacterium genome is shown below.
GTTTTATATGCTTCATTAAGTTTAGCAAACTCCTCCATTGGATTTGTTTTAAATCCATCAATATAACTCAATTGAACCTGTTTTTCAATACTCATTTTATCAACTATAGACAATTGATATTCAATAGTTTCCAATGCAGCGAAACTCATTTTATTTTTCTTGGCAGCTTGACTAAGCTTTTGCTCATAGGCTACTGTTTTTCCCAATAATTCGCTTATTAAAATAGCTGAACCATAAAAAGGTTTTAACCTTTG
Proteins encoded:
- a CDS encoding TraB/GumN family protein — translated: QRLKPFYGSAILISELLGKTVAYEQKLSQAAKKNKMSFAALETIEYQLSIVDKMSIEKQVQLSYIDGFKTNPMEEFAKLNEAYKTQNLEVIREMILAESDFANFEKDFLITRNNNWIPVIKELTQKQSTFIAVGAAHLVGENGLIVLLRKEGFNVKAVK